In the genome of Mycobacteriales bacterium, the window GCGCTGATCCTGTCGGAGGGCCCGCCTAGCGTCGGCCGGGCCGGCACGTTGGACTGCCCCGCCGGACCGCCCAACCCCCGAGAGGCCCCACCATGCTGATCGACTGCGACACCTGCGCGGTGCGCGACCTGCGCTGCGGTGACTGCGTCATGAGCGTGCTCCTCGACGCGCCGGGCTCGTCCGCGCACGTGCGCGAGGTCGATCTCGCCGAGCAGGCCGCCCTCGCCGCCCTCGCCGACAGCGGGCTCGTGCCGCGGCTGCAGCTCGTCCGGCTCGGCCTGCCCCGGCTGCGCGACGGCGCAGGCCCGGGAGACGGGTCCACCCAGCACGCCGTCTGACACCGACACGGCTCCCTCACTCGACGGTCACAGTCCGATCTCGGTAGAGTCGTCCGGTCCGCACGTGACGGCGACCCATCCGGGCCGCGGGCGCGCGGGCACCGCCGAGTCTGCGTCCGGGTCCTGCCTGGTCGCGGAGCCGGGGAACCAACCGTTCCCCCGGGGTGAATCGGCGCTTGGGCCTCTGCGTGCAGGGGGTGCGGCGTCGTAGGGCAGCTTCCGAGCCCGAACCCGACAGCTCACCCGGTAGGCGGGCGACGGAAGGACAGGAGAGCCGCCGTCATGGCGACCCCCCGCGTACCCAGCTCCCGCACGCGCCGCTTGCTCGTCTCCGCAGGTCTTGCCGTGGCCGTCGCGACCGGTGTGGCGGTCGCCCCGTCGGGCGCCGTCGCCGAGCCGCGCCCCTCGCTCGCCGAGGTGGAGCGCCGCGTCGACGCCCTCAACACCGAGGTCGAGCGGCTGGCCGAGGACTACAACGAAGCCCGCCTCGTCCTGCAGACCGCGGCCCGGGCCGGTGCCGCCGCGAAGGCGCGCGTCGCCCGCGAGCAGGCCAAGCTCGAGCAGGCCCGCGCGACCCTGTCTGCAGTGCTCGCCGGTGCCTACCGCTCCGGTGGCACCGACGCGGCGGTCTCGCTCATCGGCACCACCGACCCGCAGGTCTTCCTCGACCGGGCGTCCAGCCTCGAGGTGCTCGCCCGCAGCCAGGCCGACCAGCTGGCCGACGTCGCCGTCGTGCGCAAGCGACTCGCTGACCTGCAGGCCGCGGCCGACCGACAGGAGCAGGCGCAGCGCGACATCCAGAGCCGGATCGATGCCCGCAAGAGCGACATCGAGAAGAAGCTGCGCGAGCAGCAGGGCCTGCTCAGCGGTCTGCGGGCTGACGAGCGCCGGCGCTACGCCGCAGCGCGCGCCAGTCGCGAGCGCGCTGCGGCTCCGCGCGCGACCTACAACGGTCCGGCAAGTGGTCGCGCGGCGGTCGCCGTGCGCGAGGCCTACGCCCAGCTCGGCAAGCCCTACAAGTGGGGCGCTGCCGGCCCGGACCGCTTCGACTGCTCCGGCCTGACCATGTGGGTGTGGGGCAAGGCAGGCGTGTCGCTGCCGCACAACAGCCGCGCGCAGTTCGCCAGCGGCCGCAAGGTGGCGCGCAACGACTGGCAGCCCGGAGACCTGCTCTACTTCGGCAGCCCGATCCACCACGTCGCGATCTACGTCGGCGGCGGCAAGATGATCAGCGCCCCGCAGACCGGCGACGTCGTCAAGCTGCGCGGCGCCCAGCGCAACGACTACGCGGGCGCGACCCGCCCCTGACGGGGTCGCGAGATGATCACCATCAGGCTTCGATGGTGATCGACTCGCGTGACACGTCGGCGTGTCGTCGCGACATGATCAGCCACCCCCTACGCCGGCATCCGTGGGCCGGCCGCCTGCCGACGACGCGCCGGTGAGGCCACGCGGCTTGTGACTGCAGCGCCCAGCGGCGAGGATGGCGCGCCGCACCGACCCACCGGGGCGGGGCGGTCCGAGGAGAGGGGTGCCGGGTGCGGGAGCTGCACGTCGTCGCGCTGAGCGAGGACGGGCGCTCGGTCGTGCTCGCCACCTCGGCGACGGCCACCAAGGGCGCTTATCGGGTCCGGCTCGACGGGCCGCTGACCGCCGCGGTCCGCGGCGAGCTGCGCCGACCCGGTGAGCCCACCGCGCCCGAGGTCGACCTCACCCCGAAGGACATCCAGGCCCGGCTGCGGGCCGGCGAGACCCCCGAGCAGATCGCCGAGTCGGCCGGGGTCCCGGTCGCCCGCGTCGAGCGCTTCGAGGGCCCGGTCATCTCCGAGCGCCAGCGCGTCATCGAGCAGACCCGCGCCGCCTTCATGGTCCGCGGGCGCAAGGGCGCCTCCGCGCTGCCGCTCGGCGACGTCGTCGACCACCAGCTGGCCGAGACCGCCGCGCTCGTCGAGGACAGCGTCGAGTGGAGCGCGCGCCGCCTCGACGACGCCACCTGGGAGGTCGCGCTGCGCTTCGTCGCCCGCGCGCGTGCCCGCACCGCCCGGTGGACCTACGACCCCGCCACCCGCATCGTCACCGGAGTCGACAGCGCCTCCGCGGCGATGGGCCACAGCGACCGCGCGGTGCTGCCCGCGCACAAGCCGGCCGCCGCACCCGCGAAGAAGGCCCCGGCCACGAAGGGGGCGAAGGGCACCACGAGAGCGGGTACGCCGAAGGCGGCTCCGACGCGGGCGCTCCCGAAGGCCGCGCCGAAGGCTGCCCCGAAGAAGGCCCCGAAGAAGGTGGCGGCGACGGTGGCCGCCACGAAGGCGACCCCCAAGGCCGCTCCGAAGGCGGCCCCGACGAAGGTGGCCGTGACGAAGGCGGCCCCGAAGGCGGCTGCGGCGAAGAAGGCTGCGCCGAAGCCGCCGAGGAAGGCTGCGGCCCCAGCACCGGTCGCGCTGCCCAAGGCCCGGGTGCGCCGCAAGCCGCCCGCCCAGGCCGCCGCGCAGGCCGCACCCCCGCCGGCCGAGCCGCGTCGGGTGCTGCGCATCGTCACCGACGACCCGATCGAGACCACCCCCGCCGTGGCCCGGCGGGCGGCCGGCGCCC includes:
- a CDS encoding NlpC/P60 family protein, which gives rise to MAVATGVAVAPSGAVAEPRPSLAEVERRVDALNTEVERLAEDYNEARLVLQTAARAGAAAKARVAREQAKLEQARATLSAVLAGAYRSGGTDAAVSLIGTTDPQVFLDRASSLEVLARSQADQLADVAVVRKRLADLQAAADRQEQAQRDIQSRIDARKSDIEKKLREQQGLLSGLRADERRRYAAARASRERAAAPRATYNGPASGRAAVAVREAYAQLGKPYKWGAAGPDRFDCSGLTMWVWGKAGVSLPHNSRAQFASGRKVARNDWQPGDLLYFGSPIHHVAIYVGGGKMISAPQTGDVVKLRGAQRNDYAGATRP
- the sepH gene encoding septation protein SepH, whose product is MRELHVVALSEDGRSVVLATSATATKGAYRVRLDGPLTAAVRGELRRPGEPTAPEVDLTPKDIQARLRAGETPEQIAESAGVPVARVERFEGPVISERQRVIEQTRAAFMVRGRKGASALPLGDVVDHQLAETAALVEDSVEWSARRLDDATWEVALRFVARARARTARWTYDPATRIVTGVDSASAAMGHSDRAVLPAHKPAAAPAKKAPATKGAKGTTRAGTPKAAPTRALPKAAPKAAPKKAPKKVAATVAATKATPKAAPKAAPTKVAVTKAAPKAAAAKKAAPKPPRKAAAPAPVALPKARVRRKPPAQAAAQAAPPPAEPRRVLRIVTDDPIETTPAVARRAAGARASVPGWADVLLGATPSTQTGATRDDD